A genomic region of Pseudomonas sp. MPC6 contains the following coding sequences:
- a CDS encoding type II toxin-antitoxin system HipA family toxin has translation MSRAYIYMEHPDSGEILTLGRLTLQGRFGEFIYAPDYVERGNWVPDPINYPLRAEAYTGIAKNRGIPGFINDAMPDGWGERLLQRAFGQVLAPIEFLLKSPNNDRVGNLMAGTATAPAHGLGDSSVPTLKGLAKFIEACEAVYDGQLDEQSVAMLNIRQQRSSLGGARPKRTLQDHGMLILAKPRDRFDQYDFPAIEYACMTFAASKGMNVAKTALHAETPSTLLIERFDRTPLAEGARRIPMLSALTLLDAEWNEQYHRDWRYAAVADEMRRRGVPDVDLQELFKRMCYNALAGNSDDHPRNHSIIWLAGQWRLSPMYDVLPIVDEGPAQTLAMAVGRDGNQISRGNMLSHHSHFALTREHAEHLLDEVIGWEEELKDYYAQWLQGEELQMARAAVSSARMRK, from the coding sequence ATGTCCCGTGCCTATATCTACATGGAGCACCCGGACAGCGGAGAGATCCTGACCCTTGGCAGACTGACCTTGCAGGGGCGGTTCGGCGAATTCATTTATGCGCCTGACTATGTAGAGCGTGGCAACTGGGTGCCCGACCCGATCAACTATCCGTTACGCGCAGAAGCCTATACCGGCATTGCCAAGAACCGAGGCATACCGGGCTTTATCAACGACGCCATGCCGGACGGTTGGGGAGAGCGCCTGCTCCAACGCGCCTTCGGCCAGGTGCTGGCACCCATCGAATTCTTGCTCAAGTCGCCGAACAACGACCGCGTCGGCAATCTCATGGCAGGGACTGCCACTGCTCCTGCCCATGGCCTGGGAGACAGTTCGGTCCCGACTTTAAAAGGTTTGGCCAAATTCATCGAAGCCTGCGAAGCGGTCTATGACGGCCAACTGGATGAACAGTCTGTCGCGATGCTGAACATCCGCCAGCAACGCTCTTCGCTAGGCGGTGCGCGACCAAAGCGAACATTGCAGGACCACGGGATGCTGATTCTGGCCAAGCCCCGAGACCGATTCGACCAGTATGATTTCCCGGCCATCGAATATGCCTGCATGACCTTCGCCGCCTCCAAGGGGATGAACGTGGCCAAGACCGCCTTGCATGCCGAAACGCCCTCGACGTTATTGATCGAACGCTTCGACCGCACACCCTTGGCCGAAGGCGCCAGGCGCATCCCGATGCTCAGCGCACTGACCTTGCTCGATGCGGAATGGAACGAGCAATACCACCGTGACTGGCGCTACGCGGCGGTCGCCGATGAGATGCGCCGGCGCGGAGTGCCGGACGTGGACCTGCAAGAGCTGTTCAAACGCATGTGCTACAACGCCTTGGCGGGCAACAGCGACGACCACCCGCGCAACCACTCGATCATCTGGCTCGCAGGGCAGTGGCGCCTGTCGCCGATGTACGACGTGCTGCCGATTGTCGATGAAGGTCCGGCCCAGACCCTGGCCATGGCAGTGGGCCGGGATGGCAATCAAATCAGCCGGGGCAATATGCTCAGTCATCACAGCCACTTTGCGCTGACCCGCGAACACGCCGAGCACTTG
- a CDS encoding transcriptional regulator, giving the protein MVRIMKDFFPVACADTLSKIGLLVKARRLTSGMRQADFKSTLGISEHTLRKIENGSESVDLRSFMLVLWRLGLNESIFASLDGIETTSQITRYVTDEDAHQSIASKRVRLRKSKAEDF; this is encoded by the coding sequence ATGGTGCGTATTATGAAAGACTTTTTCCCGGTTGCCTGTGCCGACACCCTCAGCAAAATCGGGCTTCTGGTCAAAGCCAGGCGCTTGACGTCGGGCATGCGCCAAGCGGATTTCAAGTCGACGCTCGGCATCTCCGAGCACACGCTGCGCAAAATCGAGAACGGCTCGGAATCCGTCGACCTGCGATCTTTTATGCTGGTCCTGTGGCGCCTTGGGCTCAACGAGTCGATTTTCGCCTCATTGGACGGGATCGAAACCACCTCGCAGATCACCCGGTATGTCACTGATGAGGACGCGCACCAGAGCATTGCCTCCAAACGGGTGCGGTTGCGCAAATCCAAAGCGGAGGACTTCTGA
- a CDS encoding helix-turn-helix domain-containing protein — MTACNPLQVQAFNTADVAEQIRATPGWVQHYQQMSPGHFAGRVRYLDLQGVEIYEEHMNTRVEQNFSAPEGSLAFCFDRSDNALYVLNEESRNIWITPENYQEIAVVFGPAFVQRHGLNVARLEGLFMAPLNSGQNALFSRWLSGTLTRLTQTLDPPSKEALTQQLLEDCLYILDNACVCLDRGGLRRRAEERAVMKRIGEWAADVPEETLNLLELSQVAGVSLRQLQQAFKAYTGMTPTHWLRLRRLNSAHRELLKRSPMETTVAEVAMQWSFWHLGRFSSSYRALFQELPSETLKRSCR, encoded by the coding sequence ATGACAGCGTGCAATCCGTTACAAGTCCAAGCCTTCAACACCGCCGACGTGGCCGAACAGATCCGCGCCACACCCGGTTGGGTCCAGCACTACCAGCAGATGTCCCCGGGGCATTTCGCCGGGCGCGTGCGCTACCTGGACCTGCAAGGCGTGGAGATCTACGAGGAACACATGAACACCCGGGTCGAGCAGAATTTCAGTGCGCCCGAGGGCTCGCTGGCATTCTGTTTCGATCGCAGCGACAACGCGCTGTATGTGTTGAATGAAGAGAGCCGCAACATCTGGATCACCCCGGAGAACTACCAGGAAATCGCCGTGGTGTTCGGCCCGGCGTTCGTTCAGCGTCACGGCCTGAATGTTGCCCGGCTCGAAGGGCTGTTCATGGCGCCGCTGAACTCGGGGCAGAACGCGCTGTTCAGCCGCTGGCTGAGCGGGACCCTGACCCGGCTGACACAGACACTCGATCCGCCGAGCAAGGAGGCATTGACCCAGCAGTTGCTGGAGGACTGCCTGTACATCCTCGACAACGCCTGCGTCTGCCTCGATCGCGGAGGCCTGCGGCGCCGCGCCGAAGAACGCGCAGTCATGAAGCGTATCGGTGAATGGGCCGCCGACGTTCCCGAAGAAACCCTCAACCTGCTGGAGCTTTCCCAGGTGGCCGGGGTTTCCCTGCGTCAGTTGCAACAGGCGTTCAAGGCCTACACCGGCATGACGCCCACCCATTGGCTACGCTTGCGCCGGCTCAACAGCGCACACCGTGAACTGCTCAAGCGCTCGCCCATGGAGACCACGGTGGCCGAAGTAGCGATGCAGTGGTCGTTCTGGCATCTGGGCAGGTTTTCCAGCAGCTATCGGGCGTTGTTTCAAGAGTTGCCGAGTGAGACGCTCAAGCGAAGCTGCCGCTAA
- a CDS encoding glutamine synthetase family protein, which translates to MNAPFDQLFTWLKDHKITEVECVVSDLTGIARGKIAPTNKFLHERGMRLPESVLLQTVTGDFVDDDIYYDLLDPADIDMVCKPVSDAVYVIPWAIEPTAIVIHDTFDKFGNPIELSPRNVLKKVLQLYTDKGWKPIVAPEMEFYLTQRCEDPDLPLKAPLGRSGRAESGRQSFSIDAANEFDPLFEDVYDWCELQGLDLDTLIHEDGPAQMEINFRHGDALDLADQITVFKRTMREAALKHNVAATFMAKPIGDEPGSAMHIHQSVVDIASGQPIFANADGSMSELFLRHIGGLQKYIPKVLPMFAPNVNSFRRFLPDTSAPVNVEWGEENRTVGLRVPTSTPDSMRVENRLPGADANPYLAIAASLLCGYLGMVEGIEPSAAVQGRAYERRNLRLPITIEDALTQMEECATIGRYLGSKFVRGYVAVKRAEHENFKRVISSWEREFLMLSV; encoded by the coding sequence ATGAATGCCCCTTTCGATCAGCTGTTCACTTGGCTGAAAGATCACAAGATTACCGAAGTCGAGTGCGTCGTCAGCGACCTGACCGGCATTGCACGCGGCAAAATCGCACCGACCAACAAGTTCCTGCATGAGCGAGGCATGCGCCTGCCGGAAAGTGTGCTGCTGCAAACGGTAACCGGGGACTTTGTCGACGATGACATCTACTACGACCTGCTCGATCCGGCCGACATCGACATGGTGTGCAAGCCGGTTTCTGACGCGGTTTACGTGATCCCGTGGGCCATCGAGCCGACGGCGATCGTGATCCACGATACGTTCGACAAGTTCGGCAACCCCATCGAACTGTCGCCGCGCAACGTGTTGAAGAAAGTGTTGCAGCTGTACACCGACAAAGGCTGGAAGCCGATCGTCGCGCCGGAAATGGAGTTCTACCTGACCCAGCGCTGCGAAGACCCGGACTTGCCGCTCAAGGCGCCGCTGGGCCGTTCGGGGCGTGCGGAAAGTGGCCGGCAGTCGTTTTCCATCGACGCCGCCAACGAATTCGATCCGCTGTTCGAAGACGTCTACGACTGGTGCGAACTGCAGGGCCTGGACCTCGACACCTTGATCCACGAAGACGGCCCGGCGCAGATGGAAATCAACTTCCGTCATGGCGACGCACTGGATCTGGCGGATCAGATCACCGTGTTCAAACGCACAATGCGTGAGGCAGCGCTCAAGCACAATGTAGCGGCGACCTTCATGGCCAAGCCGATCGGCGACGAGCCCGGCAGCGCCATGCACATCCACCAGAGCGTGGTCGATATCGCCAGCGGGCAACCGATCTTTGCCAATGCCGACGGCAGCATGAGCGAGCTGTTCCTGCGCCATATCGGCGGTCTGCAGAAGTACATCCCTAAAGTGCTGCCGATGTTCGCGCCCAACGTGAACTCCTTCCGCCGGTTCCTGCCGGACACTTCGGCCCCGGTCAACGTCGAATGGGGCGAAGAAAACCGCACCGTCGGCCTGCGCGTACCGACCTCCACGCCGGATTCGATGCGGGTGGAGAACCGCTTGCCGGGCGCCGATGCCAACCCTTATCTGGCGATTGCGGCGAGTTTGTTGTGCGGGTACCTCGGCATGGTCGAAGGCATTGAACCCAGCGCTGCGGTCCAGGGCCGTGCCTACGAACGGCGCAATCTGCGCCTGCCGATCACCATCGAAGACGCCCTGACGCAGATGGAGGAATGCGCAACCATCGGGCGCTACCTGGGCAGCAAGTTTGTACGTGGGTATGTCGCGGTCAAGCGCGCCGAGCACGAGAACTTCAAGCGGGTGATCAGTTCCTGGGAACGGGAATTTCTGATGCTCAGCGTCTGA
- a CDS encoding polyamine ABC transporter substrate-binding protein produces the protein MRLLKSVVPVALAMMFSAVAHAQPSVSVYNWTDYIGETTLADFQANTGIKVIYDVFDSNETLEGKLLAGRTGYDVVVPSNHFLARQVKAGAFLKLDRSQLPNFKNLDPKLLTLLEQNDPGNEHSVPYLWGTNGIGYNVDKVKQVLGIDRIDSWAVFFEPENLKKLSQCGVSMMDSADEVFPAVLNYMGMDPRSEKPEDYKKAEAKLLTIRPYITYFHSSKYVSDLANGDICVAFGYSGDVFQAANRAKEAKNGVNIAYAIPKEGSNLWFDLLAIPADAGNQKEAHAFINNLLDPKVIANVSASVGYANPNPASQPYMDAELVNNPEVYPPQAVLDKLYISTTPPQPIMRLMTRSWSKVKSSQ, from the coding sequence ATGCGTCTATTGAAATCCGTGGTCCCGGTCGCGCTGGCGATGATGTTCAGCGCGGTGGCTCATGCCCAGCCCAGCGTCAGCGTCTACAACTGGACCGATTACATCGGCGAGACCACCCTCGCCGACTTCCAGGCCAACACCGGGATCAAGGTGATCTACGACGTATTCGATTCCAACGAAACCCTGGAGGGCAAACTGCTCGCCGGTCGCACCGGGTATGACGTGGTGGTGCCGTCCAACCACTTCCTCGCCCGCCAGGTGAAGGCCGGTGCCTTCCTCAAGCTGGATCGCTCGCAGTTGCCCAACTTCAAGAATCTCGACCCGAAACTGTTGACGTTGCTGGAGCAGAACGACCCGGGCAACGAGCATTCGGTGCCCTATCTGTGGGGCACCAACGGGATCGGCTACAACGTCGACAAGGTCAAGCAGGTGCTGGGCATTGACCGTATCGACTCCTGGGCGGTGTTTTTCGAACCGGAAAACCTGAAGAAGCTCAGCCAGTGCGGCGTGTCGATGATGGACTCGGCGGATGAAGTATTCCCCGCGGTCCTCAATTACATGGGCATGGACCCACGTAGCGAAAAGCCTGAGGATTACAAAAAGGCTGAAGCCAAGCTGCTGACCATTCGCCCTTACATCACCTATTTCCATTCCTCCAAGTACGTGTCGGACCTGGCCAACGGCGATATTTGCGTGGCCTTCGGTTACTCGGGCGACGTGTTCCAGGCCGCCAACCGGGCCAAGGAAGCCAAGAACGGCGTGAACATCGCTTACGCGATCCCCAAGGAGGGCAGCAACCTGTGGTTCGACTTGCTGGCGATTCCGGCCGATGCCGGCAACCAGAAAGAAGCCCATGCGTTCATCAACAACCTGCTCGACCCAAAAGTGATCGCCAACGTCAGCGCTTCGGTCGGTTACGCCAACCCGAACCCGGCTTCCCAGCCGTACATGGACGCCGAACTGGTGAATAATCCAGAGGTGTATCCGCCTCAGGCCGTCCTCGACAAGCTCTACATCTCGACCACCCCGCCCCAGCCGATCATGCGCCTGATGACCCGCTCCTGGAGCAAAGTGAAGTCCAGCCAATGA
- a CDS encoding FAD-binding oxidoreductase has product MNNQHAQSYYAATANSLAPYPTLDQDLVADVCVIGGGFTGVNTAIELAQRGLSVIVLEARRIGWGASGRNGGQLIRGVGHDVSGFARHVGAEGVRYLERAGIESVELVGNRIREHKIDCDLRWGFCELANTKAQFAAFKAEQQSLAESGYAHQTRLVGPEQIRQQVVDSGVYAGGLVDMGSGHLHPLNLVLGEARLAHSLGVQIFEQSPVLALIHGSTVQVRCAAGTVRAGTLVLACNAHLEELEPKLSGKVLPAGSYIIATEPLAPEVAARLIPQNLALCDQKVGLDYYRLSADRRLLFGGACHYSGRDPVDIAAYMRPQMLKVFPQLSDVRIDYQWGGKIGITANRFPQVGRLRQHPNVFYAQGYSGHGLNVTHWCARLLAEAIHAGHSQGFDVFSAVPHMTFPGGPMLRSPLLALGMFWYRLRELLG; this is encoded by the coding sequence ATGAACAACCAACACGCGCAGTCCTATTACGCGGCGACCGCGAACAGCCTGGCGCCCTACCCCACGCTGGACCAGGATCTGGTCGCCGATGTGTGCGTGATCGGCGGCGGGTTCACCGGGGTCAACACGGCCATCGAACTGGCGCAGCGCGGGCTCTCGGTGATTGTGCTGGAAGCCCGGCGGATCGGCTGGGGCGCCAGCGGGCGCAACGGCGGTCAGTTGATCCGCGGGGTCGGCCATGACGTCAGCGGGTTTGCCCGGCATGTCGGTGCAGAAGGCGTGCGTTACCTCGAGCGCGCCGGGATCGAGTCGGTGGAACTGGTGGGTAACCGCATCCGCGAACACAAGATTGACTGCGACTTGCGCTGGGGCTTCTGTGAACTGGCCAATACCAAGGCGCAGTTCGCCGCGTTCAAGGCAGAGCAACAAAGCCTGGCAGAGTCGGGATACGCCCATCAGACCCGCCTCGTGGGGCCGGAGCAGATCCGTCAGCAAGTGGTGGACTCCGGGGTGTACGCCGGCGGTCTGGTGGACATGGGCTCGGGGCACTTGCACCCGCTCAACCTGGTCCTCGGTGAAGCGCGACTGGCGCACAGCCTCGGCGTGCAGATCTTCGAGCAAAGCCCGGTGCTGGCGTTGATTCATGGCAGCACCGTGCAGGTGCGCTGTGCCGCTGGCACGGTACGCGCCGGCACGCTGGTGCTGGCGTGCAATGCGCACCTGGAAGAGCTGGAACCGAAACTCAGTGGCAAAGTGCTGCCGGCGGGCAGCTACATCATCGCCACCGAGCCTTTGGCTCCCGAGGTTGCAGCGCGGTTGATCCCGCAGAACCTGGCGCTGTGCGACCAGAAAGTCGGCCTGGATTATTACCGGCTCTCGGCGGACCGACGCCTGCTGTTTGGTGGGGCCTGCCATTATTCCGGGCGCGATCCGGTAGACATCGCGGCCTATATGCGTCCACAAATGCTCAAGGTGTTCCCGCAACTGTCGGACGTGCGCATCGACTATCAATGGGGCGGCAAGATTGGCATCACCGCCAACCGCTTCCCCCAGGTCGGGCGTTTGCGCCAGCATCCGAACGTGTTTTACGCCCAGGGTTACTCGGGCCATGGCCTGAACGTGACCCACTGGTGCGCCAGGCTGTTGGCCGAAGCGATCCATGCCGGACACAGCCAGGGGTTCGACGTGTTCAGCGCGGTGCCGCACATGACCTTCCCTGGCGGGCCGATGCTGCGCTCGCCGCTGCTGGCCCTCGGGATGTTCTGGTATCGCCTGCGCGAATTGCTTGGCTGA
- a CDS encoding paraquat-inducible protein A codes for MATTDHLIICEHCDCVYEKVTLAKHQKTLCMRCGGVLQRYNGLSVEQRLALTFTAAVLWTFANFYPVMSISLKGLKNSATLWDSVLALSQGPITFIALVAAVSMIIAPVFQLLLLIWVLSYALANQRSPGFRFCMRWLETLRPWSMLEVCLLGAMVAVFKLAGLLDVLPGIGLFALAVLSLMMIRIAGRDIRELWDIL; via the coding sequence ATGGCTACGACTGACCACCTGATCATCTGCGAGCACTGCGACTGCGTGTATGAAAAAGTCACGCTCGCCAAACATCAGAAAACCCTGTGCATGCGCTGCGGCGGCGTGCTTCAGCGCTATAACGGTCTGTCGGTGGAACAGCGCCTGGCGTTGACCTTCACGGCGGCTGTCCTGTGGACGTTCGCCAATTTCTATCCGGTCATGAGCATCAGTCTCAAAGGCCTGAAAAACAGCGCGACGCTCTGGGATTCGGTGCTGGCCCTCAGCCAGGGCCCGATCACCTTCATTGCGTTGGTGGCGGCGGTTTCGATGATCATCGCGCCGGTGTTCCAGCTGTTGTTGCTGATCTGGGTCCTGAGTTACGCCCTTGCGAACCAGCGCTCGCCCGGTTTCCGGTTCTGCATGCGCTGGCTGGAAACCCTGCGGCCCTGGAGCATGCTCGAAGTCTGCCTGTTGGGGGCCATGGTCGCGGTGTTCAAACTCGCCGGACTGCTCGATGTGTTGCCCGGTATCGGTCTGTTCGCCCTGGCGGTGCTCAGCTTGATGATGATCCGCATTGCCGGACGCGATATCCGCGAACTGTGGGACATCTTATGA
- a CDS encoding paraquat-inducible protein A — protein MTTPPLASELDLCLCHSCGLACDITHDPHECERCGAPLHRRKTDSLTRTWAFLLASLIFYVPANLLPVMNTTMLGSGSESTIMGGVLEFWQHGAWDIALIIFIASIAVPGVKFVALTMLLVTVQRGSSWALKERSKLYRFVELIGYWSMLDVIVVALVAALVKFQALGDIEPRQGILFFGLVVVFTMLSAMSFDPRLIWDKQDKARNNPPNEEVMDEVASH, from the coding sequence ATGACTACGCCACCGCTCGCCAGCGAACTCGACCTGTGCCTGTGCCACAGCTGCGGCCTGGCCTGTGACATCACCCATGACCCCCATGAATGCGAACGCTGCGGCGCCCCGCTGCACCGGCGCAAGACCGACTCGCTGACCCGGACCTGGGCGTTCCTGCTGGCGTCGCTGATATTTTATGTGCCGGCCAACCTGCTGCCGGTGATGAACACCACCATGCTCGGTTCCGGTTCCGAGAGCACCATCATGGGCGGCGTGCTGGAGTTCTGGCAGCACGGCGCCTGGGACATCGCCCTGATTATCTTCATCGCCAGCATCGCGGTGCCCGGCGTCAAGTTCGTCGCCCTGACGATGCTGCTGGTGACGGTCCAGCGCGGGAGTTCCTGGGCGCTCAAGGAACGCTCGAAGCTGTACCGATTCGTCGAACTCATCGGCTACTGGTCGATGCTCGACGTGATTGTCGTCGCCCTCGTGGCGGCGCTGGTGAAGTTCCAGGCGCTGGGCGATATCGAGCCGCGCCAGGGCATTTTGTTCTTTGGCCTGGTGGTCGTGTTCACCATGCTGTCGGCGATGAGTTTCGACCCGCGCCTGATCTGGGACAAGCAGGATAAAGCACGCAACAACCCACCCAACGAGGAGGTCATGGATGAAGTCGCAAGCCACTGA
- a CDS encoding MlaD family protein produces the protein MKSQATDGPQAPGPAPVKTRRFSISLVWIVPIVAVLVGISLVVHSVMQEGPTITVTFKTGSGLTANKTEVKYRNVVIGVVSDVELSADQKSVNATVKLSKQAESFTRQDSQFWVVRPRIGAGGVSGIDTLLSGDYIGADIGQSNSRAKNFTGLENPPPITYGEPGKRFMLNTQDLGSLDIGSPVYYRKIPVGQVVAYALNADGKGVNIEVFIHAPNDAYVTENTRFWNASGIDVSVGANGVAVKTESLSSLLVGGIAFRAPEYSPNDQPASEDKAFDLFDDQQTALAPPHGKAQYLSLRFDQALRGLKVDAPVEFLGVEFGKVVSINLDYDAKKRSFPVNVGILIYPQRLGTAHSKMLKALNHDPNDEAAGVRLMGSFIENGLRAQARSGNLLTGQLYIALDFYPKAEKVVFDPSARPVIIPTIPGSLEQLQEKLEGMVNKINQLPIERIAGNLDSNLVELRKGLVQFNARTLPGVQTTLADVSKTLQSASSTLAEDSPQREQLTQTLDELGRMSRSLRELSDYLGRHPESLLRGRPNNAAPMDLQAPPRN, from the coding sequence ATGAAGTCGCAAGCCACTGACGGGCCGCAAGCCCCCGGCCCGGCCCCGGTCAAGACCCGCCGATTCAGCATCTCGCTGGTGTGGATCGTGCCGATCGTCGCCGTGCTGGTGGGGATTTCGCTGGTGGTGCACTCGGTCATGCAGGAAGGGCCGACCATCACCGTTACGTTCAAGACCGGCAGCGGCCTGACGGCCAACAAGACCGAGGTCAAATACCGCAATGTGGTGATCGGCGTGGTGTCCGACGTCGAATTGAGTGCCGATCAGAAGAGTGTCAACGCCACCGTCAAACTGTCCAAGCAGGCAGAAAGTTTCACCCGCCAGGATTCGCAGTTCTGGGTGGTGCGTCCGCGTATCGGTGCCGGTGGGGTTTCGGGTATCGACACCTTGCTGTCCGGGGACTACATCGGCGCCGATATCGGCCAGTCCAACTCCCGTGCGAAGAATTTCACGGGGCTGGAAAACCCGCCGCCCATCACCTATGGCGAACCGGGCAAGCGCTTCATGCTCAATACCCAGGACCTCGGTTCGCTGGACATCGGCTCGCCGGTCTACTACCGCAAGATTCCGGTCGGCCAGGTGGTGGCCTATGCCCTGAACGCCGACGGCAAAGGGGTGAATATCGAAGTGTTCATCCACGCGCCCAACGATGCCTACGTCACCGAGAACACCCGGTTCTGGAATGCCAGCGGGATCGACGTCAGCGTTGGCGCCAACGGCGTTGCGGTGAAGACCGAGTCGCTATCGTCCTTGCTGGTAGGCGGCATTGCCTTCCGCGCCCCGGAATACAGCCCCAACGATCAGCCGGCCAGCGAGGATAAAGCCTTCGACCTGTTCGACGACCAGCAAACCGCCCTTGCCCCGCCCCACGGCAAGGCGCAGTACCTGAGTTTGCGTTTCGACCAGGCCTTGCGTGGGCTCAAAGTCGATGCGCCAGTGGAGTTTCTCGGCGTCGAGTTCGGTAAAGTGGTGTCGATCAACCTGGATTACGATGCGAAAAAGCGCAGTTTTCCGGTCAATGTCGGCATTCTCATCTACCCGCAACGCCTCGGCACGGCCCACTCCAAAATGCTCAAGGCCTTGAATCATGATCCCAATGATGAAGCCGCCGGCGTGCGGTTGATGGGCAGCTTTATCGAGAACGGTCTGCGGGCCCAGGCCCGCAGTGGCAATCTGTTGACCGGCCAGCTGTACATCGCGCTCGATTTTTACCCCAAGGCGGAGAAGGTCGTGTTCGATCCGAGTGCCCGTCCCGTCATCATTCCAACGATTCCCGGTAGCCTCGAGCAATTACAGGAAAAACTCGAAGGAATGGTCAACAAGATCAACCAGCTGCCGATCGAGCGCATCGCCGGCAACCTCGACAGCAACCTCGTCGAACTGCGCAAAGGCCTGGTCCAATTCAATGCCAGGACCCTGCCCGGCGTGCAAACCACCCTGGCGGACGTCAGCAAAACCCTGCAATCGGCGAGTTCGACCCTGGCCGAAGATTCACCGCAACGTGAACAACTGACCCAGACCCTGGACGAACTGGGACGCATGTCGCGCTCCTTGCGCGAGCTCTCGGATTACCTGGGCCGACATCCGGAATCGCTGCTGCGCGGGCGCCCCAACAATGCCGCGCCAATGGATCTGCAAGCGCCACCGCGCAATTGA